ATGACGATGATTCGCCAACTTTATGAGTGTGTGAAAAATTAATTCGTATCGCAAATTAAACACCCTTTTTTTGTGATTAAAATCACCAAATATTGTTATTGCACTCCCCTCTTGCTAGCTATCGACTAAAACTTATTTTATCATTCGAAAAATCAAGACAGATTGATCCCGTTATGGCCAGTTTGAAACTGGGTTACCCTTAGAGGGGTCGGATAATCAATCTGGCTAAAGTTGTTTTCTATTAACTTATGAGGTGAATGATGAGACTGATTCCCCTGGCTACCCCAGCTCAAGTTGGCAAATGGGCAGCACGCCATATCGTTAAGCGTATCAATGCGTTTAATCCGACTGCGGATCGCCCTTTTGTGCTGGGCCTGCCAACCGGCGGTACTCCTCTCGAAGCGTATAAAGCGCTGGTAGCGATGCACAAAGCGGGCCAGGTTAGCTTTAAAAACGTCGTCACCTTTAATATGGATGAATACGTTGGCCTGCCAAAAGAGCATCCAGAAAGCTACCACACTTTCATGCACCGTAATTTCTTTGACCACGTTGATATTCCAGCGGAAAACATCAACCTGTTAAACGGCAACGCCGACGATGTTGACGCAGAGTGCCGTCGTTATGAAGAAAAAATTCGTTCATACGGCAAAATTCACCTGTTTATGGGTGGCGTAGGCAATGACGGTCACATCGCGTTCAACGAACCTGCTTCTTCTCTGGCGTCCCGTACCCGCATCAAAACACTGACTCATGACACGCGTGTTGCGAACTCTCGTTTCTTTGATGGCGATGTGTCTCAGGTCCCTAAATTTGCGCTGACTGTCGGCGTGGGTACGCTGCTTGATGCAGAAGAAGTGATGATTCTGGTTATCGGTCATTTGAAAGCGCAGGCTCTGCAAGCGGCTGTTGAAGGCAACGTGAATCACATGTGGACCATTAGCTGTCTGCAACTGCACCCGAAAGCGGTGGTGGTGTGTGACGAGCCGTCCACCATGGAACTCAAAGTGAAGACGCTGAAGTACTTCAATGAGCTCGAAGCCGAAAACATTAAAGATATCTAAACCCAAAATTATTCGAGTTGCATGAAGGCGGCGACGCAGTGAATCCCCCGGAGCTTACTTGAGTAAGTGACTGAGGTGAGCGAGTAAAGCCAACGCATATGCAGCTCGAAAAATAAAGGGTTTAAGCATTAATTTTCACCGGGGGTAACTATGTTTGCATTAACTCACGGTCGGATTTATACCGGCCATGAAATTCTTGATGATCACGCGGTTATTATCGCGAACGGCCTGATTGAACGCGTCTGTTCGCGCTCAGATCTCCCTGCGGGTATTGAGATTCGCGATGTGGGCGGTGCAATCATCGCCCCCGGTTTTATTGATGTGCAGCTCAACGGCTGTGGCGGTGTGCAGTTCAACGATTCCGCCGATGCGGTGACCGTTGAAACGCTGGAAATCATGCAGAAAGCCAATGAACGTTCTGGTTGCACCAGCTACCTGCCGACGCTTATCACCAGCAGCGATGAGCTGATGAAGCAAGGCGTGAAAGTGATGCGCGACTATCTGGCGAAGTATCAGCACCAGGCACTCGGTCTGCATCTTGAAGGTCCATGGCTAAACATGGTGAAAAAAGGGACGCATAACCCAGGGTATGTGCGTAAACCTGACGCAGAACTGGTCGATTTCCTTTGTCAAAACGCAGATGTGATCACCAAAGTCACTTTGGCACCAGAAATGGTTGAACCTGAAGTGATTAGTAAACTGGTCGCTGCTGGCATTATCGTTTCTGCCGGCCATTCCAATGCGACAGCAAAAGAAGCCAAAATTGGTTTCCGCGCTGGCATTACCTTCGCAACCCACCTTTTCAACGCGATGCCATACATTACTGGCCGTGAACCGGGGCTTGCAGGTGCAATTTTTGATGAGCCAGATGTTTACTGCGGTATCATTGCCGACGGTTTACATGTGGACTATGCCAACATTCGTACGGCGAAAAAGGTTAAGGGCGATAAACTTTGCCTGGTCACCGATGCAACTGCTCCGGCAGGCGCGAATATCGATGAGTTCATTTTCGCAGGAAAAACAATATACTACCGTGATGGTTTATGTGTCGACGAGAACGGCACGCTGAGCGGTTCTGCCCTGACGATGATTGAAGGGGTTCGTAACCTGGTCGAGCATGCAGGCATCGCCTTAGACGAAGTCTTGCGTATGGCCACTCTCTACCCAGCCCGTGCAATGGGTGTTGAGCAACAATTAGGTACTATCGAAGCAGGTAAAGTCGCCAACCTCACGGCCTTTACCCGCGATTTTAAAATCACCAAGACATTCGTTAATGGTAACGAGGTCGTAACTGAGTAATTAAGGCATGACGACTGGCGGACAGGCTCAAATTGGTAATGTCGATCTGGTAAAGCAACTGAATAGTGCGGCGGTGTACCGTCTGATTGACCAACATGGGCCAATCTCCCGCATTCAGATTGCCGAGCAAAGCCAGCTTGCACCTGCCAGCGTCACAAAAATTACTCGCCAGCTAATTGAGCGCGGCTTGATCAAAGAAGTTGATCAACAGGCTTCCACCGGAGGCCGCCGCGCTATCTCAATTATCACTGAAACCCGAAATTTCCACGCCATTGGTGTTCGTCTTGGTCGCCATGACGCCACCATCACGCTATTTGACCTCAGCGCAAAACCGCTTGCCGAAGAGCATTACGCCCTTCCTGAACGTACTCAGGAAACACTTGAGCACGCGTTGCTCATGGCTATTTCTCAATTTATCGAGCAAAACCAGCGCAAAATGCGTGAGCTGATCGCCATCTCAGTGATACTGCCTGGTCTTGTCGATCCAGAAAGCGGCGTGATTCGTTACATGCCACATATCCAGGTTAATGACTGGTCGCTGGTCGATAGCCTTGAAAAACATTTCAAAGTGACCTGTTATGTAGGCCATGACATCCGTAGCCTCGCCCTTGCCGAGCACTACTTTGGTGCGACACACGACTGTGATGACTCCATTTTGGTGCGTGTTCACCGCGGTACAGGTGCTGGGATCTTATCGAATGGGCGAATTTTTATTGGCCGCAACGGGAACGTTGGTGAAATTGGCCATATTCAAGTTGATCCTCTAGGTGAACGCTGCCACTGCGGAAACTTCGGTTGCCTGGAAACCATTGCCGCCAACGCAGCAATTGAACATCGTGTACGTCACCTACTTGAACAGGGTTACAACAGCCGCCTGACGCTTGAATATTGCGATATCGCTGCTATATGCAAAGCCGCTAACAAAGGCGATCCTCTGGCTTGCGAAGTGATTGAACACGTTGGCCGTCATTTGGGTAAAGCCATTTCTATTGCGATTAACTTGTTCAACCCGCAAAAAGTGGTGATTGCCGGGGAAATCATCGAAGCCGAGAAAGTGCTTTTGCCTGCTATTGAAGGCTGCATCAATACTCAGGTACTGAAAGCGTTTCGTAAAAACCTGCCTGTTGTACGCTCCAAACTCGATGACCGATCAGCCATTGGCGCGTTTGCGTTGGTGAAACGCTCGATGCTTAATGGCGTGCTGCTGCAGCGTTTGCTGGAAAGTTAGCCCAATAAGCCCCCTTTTTACGCTATAGTTACGCCTTCTTTTCAGGTGAGCCCGAGTAGTCAATGACCATTCAGAATGTAATTTGTGATATTGACGGCGTGCTAATGCACGACAACGCCGCCGTACCAGGTGCTAATGAATTTTTAGCACGCATCATGGAAAAAGGGATGCCGCTGGTCCTGCTGACCAACTATCCGTCGCAAACCGGCCAGGACCTGGCCAACCGCTTTGCCTCTGCCGGAATTAATGTGCCTGACAGCGTTTTCTATACCTCAGCGATGGCAACCGCCGATTTCCTGCGCCGTCAGGAAGGGAAAAAAGCCTACGTGGTGGGCGAAGGTGCGTTGATTCACGAGCTATATAAAGCCGGCTTCACCATCACTGACATCAACCCTGATTTTGTTATCGTCGGTGAAACCCGTTCCTATAACTGGGAAATGATGCATAAGGCCGCCTATTTTGTGGCAAACGGTGCGCGTTTTATTGCTACCAATCCGGACACTCACGGCCGCGGTTACTATCCCGCCTGTGGTGCGCTGTGTGCGGGTATCGAAAAAATTTCTGGCCGTAAGCCCTTTGTCGTGGGCAAACCAAGCCCGTGGATAATCCGCGCCGCGCTCAACAAGATGCAGGCCCATTCCGAACACACAGTGATTGTTGGCGATAACCTGCGTACAGATATTCTCGCTGGATTCCAGGCGGGTTTAGAAACGATTCTGGTGCTGTCTGGGGTTTCGACTTTAAACGACATAGATGCAATGCCATTCCGCCCTTCCTGGATTTACCCGTCAGTGGCTGAAGTCGATATCATTTAATTCGTCATTCGCCCGGGTTTCGCCGGGCGTTTTACCGATTCAACAATCTTTTCCCCTCTCACTGAATGCCAACCAGGTGATTTTACCAAAAATTACCGATCCGCTAATTATCACGCTCATTTCCTCATCATTTTTCAGTAATCAACAATCGTCATTGAACTATTTACCCCTGAAAGACTAAAGGACTTGCATTCCCGTCAATGATTGCGCATTTTCATAATCATGCAACGCAACATAACAGTTTAATGGCTCAAAGAAGCATTACGGAGAGAGTTCTATGTGTTCAATTTTTGGTGTTCTGGATATCAAGACCGATGCGGTCGAATTGCGTAAAAAAGCGCTCGAGTTATCTCGCCTGATGCGCCACCGCGGCCCTGACTGGTCAGGTGTTTATGCTAACGAAAAAGCCATACTTGTTCACGAACGTCTCTCTATAGTTGACGTTAATGCCGGCGCTCAGCCGCTATACAACAAAGCAAAAACTCACGCATTAGCTGTGAACGGTGAAATCTACAACCACCAGGCTCTGCGCGCAGAATACGGTGACCGTTACGAATTCCAGACAGGCTCAGACTGTGAAGTGATCCTCGCGCTGTATGAAGAGAAAGGCCCGGAGTTCCTCGACGATCTGCAAGGCATGTTCGCCTTCATTCTGTATGACGAAGCGCAGGATGCATACCTGATTGGCCGTGATCATATCGGCATCATCCCGTTGTATATGGGTTATGACGAGCACGGCAACATGTATGTTGCATCTGAAATGAAAGCCCTGGTTCCGGTCTGCCGCACCATTAAAGAGTTCCCTGCAGGCAGCTACCTGTGGAGCAAAGACGGTGAAATCCGCAGCTATTACCAGCGTGACTGGTTCGAATACGATGCAGTAAAAGATAACGTTACCGACAAGAATGAATTGCGTCAGGCGCTGGAAGATTCCGTGAAAAGCCATCTGATGTCTGACGTGCCGTACGGCGTGTTGCTGTCTGGTGGTCTGGATTCATCCGTTATTTCTGCTATCACCAAGAAATTTGCTGCTCGTCGTGTAGAAGATGAAGAGCGTTCTGAAGCCTGGTGGCCACAGTTGCACTCCTTTGCGGTCGGTCTGGTCGGTTCCCCTGACCTGAAAGCGGCACAAGAAGTAGCAAACCACCTGGGTACAGTTCACCACGAAATTCATTTCACGGTGCAAGAAGGCCTGGATGCGATTCGCGATGTTATCTATCACATTGAAACCTACGATGTGACGACCATTCGCGCCTCCACTCCGATGTATTTGATGTCACGCAAAATCAAAGCAATGGGCATCAAAATGGTGCTGTCTGGTGAAGGTTCCGATGAAGTGTTTGGCGGCTACCTGTACTTCCATAAAGCGCCAAACGACAAAGAACTGCATGAAGAGACAGTTCGTAAGCTGCAAGCGCTGCATATGTTTGACTGTGCCCGTGCGAACAAAGCGATGTCTGCCTGGGGCGTTGAAGCTCGCGTGCCGTTCCTGGACAAAAAATTCCTGGATGTGGCAATGCGTATCAACCCGAAAGACAAAATGTGCGGCAACGGTAAGATGGAAAAACATATCCTGCGTGAATGTTTTGAATCCTATCTGCCAGCAAGCGTTGCATGGCGTCAGAAAGAGCAATTCTCTGATGGTGTAGGTTACAGCTGGATTGACACCCTGAAAGAAGTGGCTGCGGGCCAGGTGACCGATCAACAGCTGGAAACGGCTAGCTATCGTTTCCCTTACAACACGCCAGGCTCTAAAGAAGCCTATTTGTATCGCGAGATCTTCGAAGAGTTGTTCCCGCTGCCAAGCGCTGCGCAGTGTGTTCCAGGTGGCCCGTCCGTTGCTTGTTCTTCTGCTAAGGCCATTGAATGGGATGAAGCGTTCAAAACCATGAATGATCCATCAGGTCGTGCCGTCGGTGTACACCAGTCTGCTTATAAATAAGTGAACAATTTTAACCACACGGGCCTGCGGGCCCGTTTTTATTTCTATATTATTCCTCACCCCTGTTCGGGGTTTTTCACTAAATAAAACTACGAAATAACCGATAATTGACGAATATTGCACCAAGCTGTTCGGAAGCTGGTCAAACAGACAATTTCAGCCACTTTTCGGGAAAAAATTTGTTGACGCTAGAAGTCCAACTACGCATAATGCGCCCCGCAACGCCGATAAGGTGACGCGAAAAAAAAGAAGGCTACTTAGCTCAGCTGGTTAGAGCACATCACTCATAATGATGGGGTCACAGGTTCGATTCCCGTAGTAGCCACCATTATTCTTTTTTTTAGCGCGGGAGTGGCGAAATTGGTAGACGCACCAG
The nucleotide sequence above comes from Buttiauxella selenatireducens. Encoded proteins:
- the nagB gene encoding glucosamine-6-phosphate deaminase, which encodes MRLIPLATPAQVGKWAARHIVKRINAFNPTADRPFVLGLPTGGTPLEAYKALVAMHKAGQVSFKNVVTFNMDEYVGLPKEHPESYHTFMHRNFFDHVDIPAENINLLNGNADDVDAECRRYEEKIRSYGKIHLFMGGVGNDGHIAFNEPASSLASRTRIKTLTHDTRVANSRFFDGDVSQVPKFALTVGVGTLLDAEEVMILVIGHLKAQALQAAVEGNVNHMWTISCLQLHPKAVVVCDEPSTMELKVKTLKYFNELEAENIKDI
- the nagA gene encoding N-acetylglucosamine-6-phosphate deacetylase; this translates as MFALTHGRIYTGHEILDDHAVIIANGLIERVCSRSDLPAGIEIRDVGGAIIAPGFIDVQLNGCGGVQFNDSADAVTVETLEIMQKANERSGCTSYLPTLITSSDELMKQGVKVMRDYLAKYQHQALGLHLEGPWLNMVKKGTHNPGYVRKPDAELVDFLCQNADVITKVTLAPEMVEPEVISKLVAAGIIVSAGHSNATAKEAKIGFRAGITFATHLFNAMPYITGREPGLAGAIFDEPDVYCGIIADGLHVDYANIRTAKKVKGDKLCLVTDATAPAGANIDEFIFAGKTIYYRDGLCVDENGTLSGSALTMIEGVRNLVEHAGIALDEVLRMATLYPARAMGVEQQLGTIEAGKVANLTAFTRDFKITKTFVNGNEVVTE
- the nagC gene encoding DNA-binding transcriptional regulator NagC, producing the protein MTTGGQAQIGNVDLVKQLNSAAVYRLIDQHGPISRIQIAEQSQLAPASVTKITRQLIERGLIKEVDQQASTGGRRAISIITETRNFHAIGVRLGRHDATITLFDLSAKPLAEEHYALPERTQETLEHALLMAISQFIEQNQRKMRELIAISVILPGLVDPESGVIRYMPHIQVNDWSLVDSLEKHFKVTCYVGHDIRSLALAEHYFGATHDCDDSILVRVHRGTGAGILSNGRIFIGRNGNVGEIGHIQVDPLGERCHCGNFGCLETIAANAAIEHRVRHLLEQGYNSRLTLEYCDIAAICKAANKGDPLACEVIEHVGRHLGKAISIAINLFNPQKVVIAGEIIEAEKVLLPAIEGCINTQVLKAFRKNLPVVRSKLDDRSAIGAFALVKRSMLNGVLLQRLLES
- a CDS encoding HAD-IIA family hydrolase; the protein is MTIQNVICDIDGVLMHDNAAVPGANEFLARIMEKGMPLVLLTNYPSQTGQDLANRFASAGINVPDSVFYTSAMATADFLRRQEGKKAYVVGEGALIHELYKAGFTITDINPDFVIVGETRSYNWEMMHKAAYFVANGARFIATNPDTHGRGYYPACGALCAGIEKISGRKPFVVGKPSPWIIRAALNKMQAHSEHTVIVGDNLRTDILAGFQAGLETILVLSGVSTLNDIDAMPFRPSWIYPSVAEVDII
- the asnB gene encoding asparagine synthase B, which encodes MCSIFGVLDIKTDAVELRKKALELSRLMRHRGPDWSGVYANEKAILVHERLSIVDVNAGAQPLYNKAKTHALAVNGEIYNHQALRAEYGDRYEFQTGSDCEVILALYEEKGPEFLDDLQGMFAFILYDEAQDAYLIGRDHIGIIPLYMGYDEHGNMYVASEMKALVPVCRTIKEFPAGSYLWSKDGEIRSYYQRDWFEYDAVKDNVTDKNELRQALEDSVKSHLMSDVPYGVLLSGGLDSSVISAITKKFAARRVEDEERSEAWWPQLHSFAVGLVGSPDLKAAQEVANHLGTVHHEIHFTVQEGLDAIRDVIYHIETYDVTTIRASTPMYLMSRKIKAMGIKMVLSGEGSDEVFGGYLYFHKAPNDKELHEETVRKLQALHMFDCARANKAMSAWGVEARVPFLDKKFLDVAMRINPKDKMCGNGKMEKHILRECFESYLPASVAWRQKEQFSDGVGYSWIDTLKEVAAGQVTDQQLETASYRFPYNTPGSKEAYLYREIFEELFPLPSAAQCVPGGPSVACSSAKAIEWDEAFKTMNDPSGRAVGVHQSAYK